In Pleurodeles waltl isolate 20211129_DDA unplaced genomic scaffold, aPleWal1.hap1.20221129 scaffold_263, whole genome shotgun sequence, a single window of DNA contains:
- the LOC138275582 gene encoding histone H2A type 2-C gives MSGRGKQGGKARAKAKTRSSRAGLQFPVGRVHRLLRKGSYAERVGAGAPVYLAAVLEYLTAEILELAGNAARDNKKTRIIPRHLQLAIRNDEELNKLLGRVTIAQGGVLPNIQAVLLPKKTESHKAGGKASK, from the coding sequence ATGTCTGGACGCGGAAAGCAAGGAGGCAAGGCCCGCGCTAAGGCCAAGACACGCTCTTCCAGAGCCGGACTGCAGTTCCCTGTGGGCCGTGTGCACAGGCTGCTCCGAAAGGGAAGCTACGCCGAGCGGGTCGGCGCCGGTGCCCCCGTCTATCTGGCTGCAGTCCTGGAGTACCTGACGGCCGAGATCCTCGAGCTGGCCGGCAACGCGGCCCGGGACAACAAGAAGACCCGCATCATCCCCAGGCACCTCCAGCTCGCCATCCGCAACGACGAGGAGCTCAACAAGCTGCTGGGCAGAGTCACCATCGCCCAGGGAGGCGTCCTGCCAAACATCCAGGCCGTGCTGCTGCCCAAGAAAACCGAGAGCCACAAGGCTGGGGGCAAAGCAAGCAAGTGA
- the LOC138275581 gene encoding histone H3, which produces MARTKQTARKSTGGKAPRKQLATKAARKSAPATGGVKKPHRYRPGTVALREIRRYQKSTELLIRKLPFQRLVREIAQDFKTDLRFQSSAVMALQEASEAYLVGLFEDTNLCAIHAKRVTIMPKDIQLARRIRGERA; this is translated from the coding sequence ATGGCCCGCACCAAGCAGACCGCCCGCAAGTCCACCGGAGGGAAGGCGCCTCGCAAGCAGCTGGCCACCAAGGCTGCCCGCAAGAGCGCGCCTGCCACCGGAGGAGTCAAGAAGCCTCACCGCTACAGGCCCGGGACCGTGGCTCTCCGCGAGATCCGCCGCTACCAGAAGTCCACCGAGCTGCTCATCCGCAAGCTGCCCTTCCAGCGCCTGGTGCGGGAGATCGCGCAGGACTTCAAGACCGACCTGCGCTTCCAGAGCTCGGCCGTCATGGCCCTGCAGGAGGCCAGCGAGGCCTACCTGGTCGGGCTCTTTGAGGACACCAACTTGTGCGCCATCCACGCCAAGAGGGTCACCATCATGCCCAAGGACATTCAGCTGGCCCGTCGTATCCGCGGCGAGAGGGCCTAA
- the LOC138275583 gene encoding histone H2B 1.2-like: MPEPAKSAPAPKKGSKKALSKPPKKDGKKRKRTRKESYAIYIYKVMKQVHPDTGISSKAMGIMNSFVNDIFERIAGEASRLAHYNQRRTITSREIQTAVRLLLPGELAKHAVSEGTKAVTKYTSAK; the protein is encoded by the coding sequence ATGCCTGAACCAGCCAAGTCCGCGCCGGCTCCCAAGAAGGGCTCCAAGAAAGCGCTGTCCAAGCCGCCCAAGAAGGACGGCAAGAAgcgcaagaggaccaggaaggagAGCTACGCTATCTACATTTACAAAGTGATGAAGCAGGTGCACCCCGACACCGGCATCTCCTCCAAGGCCATGGGCATCATGAACTCCTTCGTCAACGACATCTTTGAGCGCATCGCCGGGGAGGCTTCCCGCCTGGCTCACTACAACCAGCGGCGCACCATCACCTCCCGGGAGATCCAGACCGCCGTGCGCCTGCTGCTCCCCGGAGAGCTGGCCAAGCACGCCGTGTCCGAGGGCACCAAGGCCGTCACCAAGTACACTAGCGCCAAGTAA
- the LOC138275580 gene encoding histone H1-like: protein MRGAPAGGTFLICASASTLCTMAETAPAAAAPPAEVAPKKKAKKAAGPSKAKKPAGPSVAELILKAVTASAERKGVSLAALKKVLSADGYDVDKNKSRVKAALKGLVSKGALAQLKGTGASGSFKVNKKQLEGKKAAKKPAAKKPAAKKAAPAAKKPKKAPAGVKKSPKKPKAAPAKKAAKSPAKAKAAKPKAAKKSPAKVVKPKAAKPKAAKPKKAAPKKK, encoded by the coding sequence ATGCGCGGAGCTCCGGCGGGAGGGACATTTCTCATCTGTGCTAGCGCCTCGACTCTCTGTACCATGGCTGAAACCGCTCCAGCTGCCGCGGCCCCTCCCGCTGAAGTAGCCCCCAAGAAGAAGGCGAAGAAGGCGGCGGGGCCGTCTAAGGCCAAGAAGCCCGCGGGACCCAGCGTCGCCGAGCTCATCCTGAAGGCGGTCACCGCCTCTGCCGAGAGGAAGGGGGTCTCCCTGGCGGCGCTGAAGAAGGTGCTGAGCGCCGACGGCTACGATGTGGACAAGAACAAGAGCCGCGTCAAGGCCGCCCTCAAGGGCCTGGTCAGCAAGGGCGCCCTGGCCCAGCTGAAGGGCACCGGCGCCTCCGGCTCCTTCAAGGTGAACAAGAAGCAGCTGGAGGGCAAGAAGGCGGCCAAGAAACCAGCGGCCAAGAAACCAGCGGCCAAGAAAGCCGCCCCGGCCGCCAAGAAGCCCAAGAAGGCCCCCGCGGGGGTGAAGAAGAGCCCCAAGAAGCCCAAAGCTGCCCCGGCCAAGAAGGCTGCCAAGAGTCCCGCGAAAGCAAAGGCGGCCAAGCCCAAGGCAGCCAAGAAAAGCCCCGCCAAGGTGGTGAAACCCAAGGCGGCCAAACCCAAAGCAGCCAAGCCCAAAAAGGCAGCGCCCAAGAAGAAGTAA
- the LOC138275584 gene encoding histone H4: MSGRGKGGKGLGKGGAKRHRKVLRDNIQGITKPAIRRLARRGGVKRISGLIYEETRGVLKVFLENVIRDAVTYTEHAKRKTVTAMDVVYALKRQGRTLYGFGG, translated from the coding sequence ATGTCTGGACGCGGCAAAGGAGGAAAGGGGCTCGGCAAAGGCGGTGCCAAGAGGCACAGGAAGGTGCTCCGCGACAACATCCAGGGCATCACCAAGCCCGCCATTCGCCGCCTGGCTCGCCGCGGCGGTGTCAAGCGCATCTCCGGCCTCATCTACGAGGAGACCCGCGGTGTGCTGAAGGTTTTCCTGGAGAACGTCATCCGGGACGCCGTCACCTATACCGAGCACGCCAAGAGAAAGACCGTcaccgccatggatgtggtgtACGCCCTGAAGCGCCAGGGACGTACTCTCTACGGATTTGGCGGTTAA